In one Amaranthus tricolor cultivar Red isolate AtriRed21 chromosome 8, ASM2621246v1, whole genome shotgun sequence genomic region, the following are encoded:
- the LOC130821481 gene encoding secreted RxLR effector protein 161-like: MDKPHPLSPPMILQSLKPKDDSFRPCEEDEEIHGPEVPYLSAIGALMYLANNTRPDIAFTVNLLARYSNSPTKRHWSGIKHLLRYLRGTKDLGLFYRSKQDATLVGYADAGYLSDPHKAKSQNGYVFTYEGTAISWRSTKQTLTATSSNHAESIALYEASRECV, translated from the coding sequence atggaCAAACCTCATCCGTTGAGCCCTCCAATGATATTGCAATCATTAAAACCAAAAGATGATTCATTTCGACCTTGTGAAGAAGACGAGGAGATTCATGGCCCTGAAGTGCCATATTTAAGCGCAATTGGAGCTCTgatgtatctagctaataatacaagacctgatattgctttcaCTGTTAATCTATTAGCTAGGTATAGCAATTCACCTACAAAGAGACATTGGAGTGGGATAAAACATTTATTGCGCTACCTTCGAGGAACTAAAGATCTTGGATTATTTTATCGATCAAAGCAAGATGCTACTCTTGTTGGATATGCAGATGCTGGATACTTATCAGATCCCCATAAGGCTAAATCACAAAAtggatatgtattcacatatgAAGGTACTGCAATATCTTGGAGATCCACAAAACAGACACTGACAGCTACATCATCAAACCATGCAGAATCGATCGCCCTTTATGAAGCAAGTAGAGAATGCGTTTGA